In Mycobacterium tuberculosis H37Rv, a single window of DNA contains:
- the ddlA gene encoding D-alanine--D-alanine ligase (D-alanylalanine synthetase (D-ala-D-ala ligase)), translating to MSANDRRDRRVRVAVVFGGRSNEHAISCVSAGSILRNLDSRRFDVIAVGITPAGSWVLTDANPDALTITNRELPQVKSGSGTELALPADPRRGGQLVSLPPGAGEVLESVDVVFPVLHGPYGEDGTIQGLLELAGVPYVGAGVLASAVGMDKEFTKKLLAADGLPVGAYAVLRPPRSTLHRQECERLGLPVFVKPARGGSSIGVSRVSSWDQLPAAVARARRHDPKVIVEAAISGRELECGVLEMPDGTLEASTLGEIRVAGVRGREDSFYDFATKYLDDAAELDVPAKVDDQVAEAIRQLAIRAFAAIDCRGLARVDFFLTDDGPVINEINTMPGFTTISMYPRMWAASGVDYPTLLATMIETTLARGVGLH from the coding sequence GTGAGTGCTAACGACCGGCGTGATCGGCGTGTCCGCGTTGCCGTCGTGTTCGGCGGGCGCAGCAACGAGCACGCCATCTCGTGTGTGTCCGCCGGCAGCATCCTGCGCAACCTGGACTCGCGGCGGTTCGACGTGATCGCGGTGGGTATCACCCCGGCAGGTTCGTGGGTGCTCACCGACGCCAACCCCGACGCCCTGACGATCACCAACCGGGAGCTTCCTCAGGTCAAATCAGGATCGGGCACCGAGCTGGCGCTGCCGGCCGATCCGCGGCGTGGTGGCCAGTTGGTGTCGCTGCCGCCCGGGGCCGGCGAGGTTCTGGAGTCGGTCGACGTGGTGTTCCCGGTACTGCACGGCCCGTACGGCGAGGACGGCACGATCCAGGGACTGCTCGAACTCGCCGGGGTGCCCTACGTGGGCGCCGGTGTGCTGGCCAGTGCCGTCGGCATGGACAAGGAGTTCACCAAGAAGCTGCTCGCCGCCGATGGACTTCCGGTGGGTGCGTACGCGGTGCTGCGTCCGCCGCGGTCGACACTGCACCGCCAGGAGTGCGAACGGCTGGGCTTACCGGTGTTCGTCAAACCCGCCCGAGGCGGCTCGTCGATCGGTGTTAGCCGGGTGTCGAGTTGGGATCAACTGCCCGCCGCGGTCGCGCGGGCCCGCCGGCATGACCCTAAGGTCATCGTCGAGGCCGCGATCAGCGGCCGCGAGCTGGAATGCGGTGTGCTCGAAATGCCGGACGGCACACTGGAAGCCAGCACGCTGGGGGAGATCCGGGTGGCCGGGGTGCGGGGACGCGAGGACTCTTTCTACGACTTCGCAACCAAGTATCTCGACGACGCAGCCGAATTGGACGTGCCCGCCAAGGTCGATGACCAGGTCGCAGAGGCGATTCGTCAGCTGGCGATCCGGGCGTTCGCGGCTATCGACTGCCGGGGTCTGGCCAGGGTGGACTTCTTCCTCACCGACGACGGTCCGGTGATCAACGAGATCAACACGATGCCGGGATTCACCACGATCTCGATGTACCCGCGGATGTGGGCGGCCAGCGGTGTCGACTATCCGACCCTGCTGGCGACGATGATCGAGACGACATTGGCCCGCGGCGTGGGCCTGCACTAG
- the recG gene encoding ATP-dependent DNA helicase RecG → MASLSDRLDRVLGATAADALDEQFGMRTVDDLLRHYPRSYVEGAARVGIGDARPEAGEHITIVDVITDTYSFPMKKKPNRKCLRITVGGGRNKVTATFFNADYIMRDLTKHTKVMLSGEVGYYKGAMQLTHPAFLILDSPDGKNHGTRSLKSIADASKAISGELVVEEFERRFFPIYPASTKVQSWDIFKCVRQVLDVLDRVDDPLPAELRAKHGLIPEDEALRAIHLAESQSLRERARERLTFDEAVGLQWALVARRHGELSESGPSAAWKSNGLAAELLRRLPFELTAGQREVLDVLSDGLAANRPLNRLLQGEVGSGKTIVAVLAMLQMVDAGYQCALLAPTEVLAAQHLRSIRDVLGPLAMGGQLGGAENATRVALLTGSMTAGQKKQVRAEIASGQVGIVIGTHALLQEAVDFHNLGMVVVDEQHRFGVEQRDQLRAKAPAGITPHLLVMTATPIPRTVALTVYGDLETSTLRELPLGRQPIATNVIFVKDKPAWLDRAWRRIIEEAAAGRQAYVVAPRIDESDDTDVQGGVRPSATAEGLFSRLRSAELAELRLALMHGRLSADDKDAAMAAFRAGEVDVLVCTTVIEVGVDVPNATVMLVMDADRFGISQLHQLRGRIGRGEHPSVCLLASWVPPDTPAGQRLRAVAGTMDGFALADLDLKERKEGDVLGRNQSGKAITLRLLSLAEHEEYIVAARDFCIEAYKNPTDPALALMAARFTSTDRIEYLDKS, encoded by the coding sequence GTGGCGTCGTTAAGCGATCGGCTCGATCGCGTCCTCGGCGCCACGGCAGCCGATGCCCTCGACGAGCAGTTCGGCATGCGGACCGTCGACGACCTGCTCCGCCACTACCCGCGCAGCTACGTCGAGGGCGCGGCGCGGGTGGGTATCGGTGACGCGCGACCGGAAGCTGGCGAGCACATCACCATCGTCGACGTGATCACCGATACGTATTCGTTTCCGATGAAAAAGAAGCCGAATCGGAAATGTCTGCGCATCACCGTCGGCGGCGGCCGCAACAAGGTGACGGCCACGTTCTTCAACGCGGACTACATCATGCGGGACCTCACCAAGCACACGAAGGTGATGCTCTCCGGGGAAGTCGGCTACTACAAGGGCGCGATGCAGCTCACGCATCCGGCGTTTCTCATCCTCGACTCGCCGGACGGGAAGAACCACGGCACCAGGTCGCTCAAAAGTATCGCTGATGCCTCCAAGGCCATCAGCGGTGAATTGGTCGTGGAGGAGTTCGAGCGTCGTTTCTTCCCGATCTATCCGGCCAGCACAAAAGTGCAGAGCTGGGACATCTTCAAATGCGTGCGGCAGGTGCTCGATGTTCTCGACCGGGTCGATGATCCGTTGCCCGCGGAACTACGCGCCAAGCACGGCCTGATCCCCGAGGACGAGGCACTGCGCGCCATTCACCTTGCCGAAAGCCAGTCGTTACGCGAGCGCGCCCGGGAACGCCTGACCTTCGACGAGGCCGTGGGTCTGCAGTGGGCGCTGGTGGCCCGACGGCACGGTGAACTGTCGGAATCCGGGCCCTCGGCGGCCTGGAAATCTAACGGTCTTGCCGCTGAGCTACTGCGGCGGTTGCCTTTTGAGCTGACGGCGGGACAGCGTGAGGTGCTCGACGTGTTGTCCGACGGGCTCGCGGCGAACCGCCCGCTGAATCGCCTGCTGCAAGGCGAAGTGGGCTCGGGCAAAACGATCGTTGCGGTGTTGGCGATGCTGCAGATGGTGGACGCGGGTTACCAGTGTGCCCTGCTGGCGCCAACGGAAGTCCTTGCCGCACAACACTTGCGATCGATCCGCGATGTCCTAGGGCCGCTGGCCATGGGCGGCCAACTGGGAGGCGCCGAAAACGCCACCCGGGTGGCACTGCTCACCGGTTCGATGACGGCAGGGCAGAAGAAGCAAGTTCGCGCCGAAATCGCCAGCGGTCAGGTCGGCATCGTCATCGGCACGCACGCGCTGCTGCAGGAGGCCGTCGACTTTCACAACCTGGGCATGGTGGTGGTCGACGAGCAACACCGGTTTGGTGTCGAGCAGCGAGATCAGTTGCGCGCCAAGGCCCCCGCCGGCATTACCCCGCACCTGCTGGTGATGACCGCGACGCCGATACCGCGCACGGTCGCGCTGACCGTCTATGGCGACCTGGAAACCTCTACGCTGCGCGAACTTCCGCTCGGGCGCCAGCCGATTGCCACCAACGTCATCTTTGTCAAGGACAAGCCCGCCTGGCTCGACCGCGCCTGGCGGCGCATCATCGAAGAGGCTGCCGCCGGCCGCCAGGCCTATGTGGTGGCGCCCCGCATCGATGAGTCCGACGACACCGACGTTCAAGGCGGCGTCCGACCATCGGCCACTGCCGAAGGCCTGTTCTCCCGGTTGCGTTCCGCCGAGCTCGCAGAGTTGCGGTTGGCGCTCATGCATGGACGGTTGTCGGCCGACGACAAGGACGCTGCGATGGCGGCTTTCCGGGCCGGTGAGGTCGATGTGCTGGTGTGCACCACGGTCATTGAGGTTGGCGTCGATGTCCCCAACGCTACGGTCATGCTGGTGATGGACGCCGACCGGTTCGGCATCAGCCAATTGCACCAGCTGCGCGGCCGCATCGGGCGCGGCGAACATCCCAGCGTGTGTCTGCTGGCCAGCTGGGTGCCGCCGGATACGCCGGCGGGTCAGCGGCTGCGTGCGGTCGCCGGGACAATGGACGGGTTCGCCCTCGCCGATCTGGATCTGAAGGAGCGCAAGGAGGGAGATGTGCTGGGCCGCAACCAATCCGGCAAGGCCATCACGCTGCGGTTGCTGTCATTGGCCGAACACGAGGAATACATAGTGGCCGCGCGGGACTTCTGCATCGAGGCTTACAAGAACCCCACAGACCCCGCATTGGCGCTGATGGCCGCGCGATTCACCAGCACCGACCGCATCGAATACTTAGATAAGTCATGA
- a CDS encoding resolvase — protein sequence MNLATWAERNGVAPGTAYRWFRAGLLSVMARRVGRLILVDEPAGDAGMRSPTAVYARVSSADQKADLDRQVARVTAWATAQQMPVDKVVTEVGSAFNEHRRKFLSLLRDPSVHRIVVEHRDRFCRLGSKYVQAAFAAQGRELVVVDSAEVDDDLVRDMTEILTSMCARLYGKRAAENRTKRALAAAAGEDHEAA from the coding sequence ATGAACCTGGCGACGTGGGCGGAGCGCAACGGTGTTGCTCCGGGGACCGCCTACCGCTGGTTTCGTGCTGGTCTGTTGTCGGTGATGGCGAGGCGAGTGGGCCGACTGATTCTCGTCGACGAACCGGCTGGGGACGCTGGCATGCGATCACCGACCGCGGTGTATGCACGGGTGTCGTCGGCCGATCAGAAAGCCGATCTGGATCGGCAGGTCGCGCGGGTGACCGCGTGGGCCACGGCCCAACAGATGCCAGTCGACAAGGTCGTGACCGAGGTCGGTTCCGCGTTCAACGAGCACCGCCGTAAGTTCCTTTCACTGCTGCGCGACCCGTCAGTCCACCGGATCGTGGTGGAGCACCGGGATCGGTTCTGCCGGTTGGGCTCGAAGTACGTGCAGGCAGCGTTTGCGGCGCAGGGCCGCGAACTGGTGGTAGTCGACTCTGCCGAGGTCGATGACGACCTGGTGCGGGATATGACCGAGATCCTGACGTCGATGTGCGCCCGTCTGTATGGCAAACGGGCTGCCGAGAATCGAACCAAGCGCGCATTGGCGGCCGCTGCTGGCGAGGACCATGAGGCCGCCTGA
- a CDS encoding hypothetical protein (A core mycobacterial gene; conserved in mycobacterial strains (See Marmiesse et al., 2004 PMID:14766927).) — protein MTGESDGPPRAVLIAAAALAAAVIGVILVVAANRQPPERPVVIPAVPAPQATGPGCKALLAALPQRLGEYRRAPVAEPTTAGATAWRTGPNSTPVILRCGLDRPAEFVVGSAIQVVDRVQWFQVAAQNPDEPGRSTWYTVDRPVYVALTLPSGSGPTAIQELSDVIDHTIPAVPIDPAPAR, from the coding sequence GTGACAGGCGAGTCCGACGGGCCGCCGCGCGCCGTGCTGATCGCCGCGGCGGCGCTGGCGGCGGCGGTGATCGGGGTAATCCTGGTTGTCGCGGCGAACCGCCAGCCGCCGGAGCGACCGGTTGTCATTCCGGCCGTGCCCGCTCCGCAGGCCACCGGTCCCGGCTGCAAAGCACTGCTGGCGGCGCTGCCTCAACGACTCGGCGAGTATCGGCGCGCGCCCGTCGCGGAGCCGACCACTGCGGGTGCCACGGCCTGGCGAACGGGGCCAAACAGCACACCGGTGATTTTGCGCTGTGGACTCGACCGCCCGGCCGAGTTCGTGGTGGGTTCGGCCATCCAAGTCGTCGATCGGGTGCAGTGGTTTCAGGTGGCCGCGCAAAACCCGGACGAGCCAGGCCGGTCCACCTGGTACACCGTGGACCGGCCGGTGTATGTGGCGCTGACACTCCCCTCGGGATCGGGGCCCACCGCGATCCAGGAATTGTCAGACGTTATCGACCACACCATCCCCGCGGTACCCATCGACCCGGCGCCGGCTCGCTAG
- a CDS encoding oxidoreductase, which produces MTGESGAAAAPSITLNDEHTMPVLGLGVAELSDDETERAVSAALEIGCRLIDTAYAYGNEAAVGRAIAASGVAREELFVTTKLATPDQGFTRSQEACRASLDRLGLDYVDLYLIHWPAPPVGKYVDAWGGMIQSRGEGHARSIGVSNFTAENIENLIDLTFVTPAVNQIELHPLLNQDELRKANAQHTVVTQSYCPLALGRLLDNPTVTSIASEYVKTPAQVLLRWNLQLGNAVVVRSARPERIASNFDVFDFELAAEHMDALGGLNDGTRVREDPLTYAGT; this is translated from the coding sequence GTGACTGGCGAGTCGGGCGCCGCCGCCGCACCCTCGATTACCCTCAACGACGAGCATACGATGCCGGTGCTTGGCCTCGGCGTCGCGGAATTGTCGGACGACGAGACCGAACGTGCGGTGTCCGCGGCGCTGGAAATTGGCTGCCGGCTGATCGACACCGCCTACGCCTATGGCAACGAGGCCGCGGTCGGCCGCGCAATTGCAGCCTCCGGCGTTGCCCGCGAAGAGCTGTTCGTCACCACCAAGCTAGCCACCCCCGACCAGGGTTTCACCCGTTCCCAGGAAGCATGTAGAGCCAGTTTGGACCGCCTCGGCCTCGACTACGTCGACCTTTACCTAATTCACTGGCCGGCCCCGCCGGTGGGCAAGTATGTGGACGCCTGGGGAGGCATGATTCAATCCCGCGGAGAGGGCCATGCCCGATCGATCGGCGTGTCCAACTTCACCGCGGAGAACATCGAAAACCTTATCGACCTCACATTCGTCACGCCGGCGGTCAACCAGATCGAGCTGCACCCGCTGCTCAACCAGGACGAACTGCGCAAAGCTAACGCCCAGCACACCGTCGTCACACAGTCCTACTGCCCCCTGGCACTCGGCAGGCTGCTGGACAACCCAACCGTCACATCAATCGCCAGCGAATACGTCAAGACGCCCGCACAAGTGCTGCTGCGGTGGAACCTGCAATTGGGCAATGCGGTGGTCGTCCGCTCGGCCAGACCCGAGCGCATCGCCAGCAACTTCGACGTCTTCGACTTCGAGTTGGCGGCCGAACACATGGATGCATTGGGCGGGCTCAATGACGGCACCCGGGTGCGCGAGGATCCACTGACCTACGCCGGCACCTGA
- a CDS encoding transposase, translating to MPKFEVPDGWTVQAFRFTLDPTEDQAKALARHFGARRKAYNWTVATLKADIQAWHASGTVTAKPSLRVLRKRWNTVKDDVCVNTETGVAWWPECSKEAYADGIAGAVEAYWNWQTSRAGKRAGKRVGFPRFKRKGRDQDRVSFTTGAMRVEPDRRHLTLPVIGTVRTHENTRRIERLIKAGRARVLAISVRRNGTRLDASVRVLVQRPQQPKVVHPGSRVGVDVGVRRLATVATADGTAIEQVENPRPLGAALRELRHVCRARSRCTKGSRRYRERTTQISRLHRRVNDVRTHHLHVLTTRLAQTHGRIVVEGLDATEMLRQKGLPGARARRRGLSDAALGTPRRHLSYKTVWYGSALVVADRWFPSSKTCHACRHVQDIGWDEQWQCDRCSVVHQRDDCAAINLARYEETSSIVGPVGAAVKRGADRKTGPRPAGGCEARKGSSPKAAEQPRDGVQVA from the coding sequence ATGCCCAAGTTCGAGGTTCCCGATGGCTGGACGGTCCAAGCGTTTCGGTTCACGCTGGACCCGACCGAGGACCAGGCCAAGGCGCTGGCACGGCATTTCGGTGCTCGTCGCAAGGCATACAACTGGACCGTGGCCACCCTGAAAGCCGACATCCAGGCGTGGCATGCCAGCGGGACCGTGACAGCGAAACCGTCGCTGCGCGTGCTGCGCAAACGCTGGAACACCGTCAAGGACGACGTGTGCGTCAACACCGAGACCGGTGTCGCGTGGTGGCCTGAATGCTCAAAAGAGGCCTACGCCGATGGCATCGCGGGTGCGGTCGAGGCGTACTGGAACTGGCAGACCTCCCGCGCCGGCAAACGCGCCGGTAAACGGGTCGGGTTTCCCCGTTTCAAACGCAAAGGCCGCGACCAGGATCGAGTGTCGTTCACGACCGGAGCGATGCGTGTGGAACCCGACCGCCGTCACCTCACCCTGCCGGTCATCGGGACCGTCCGCACGCACGAGAACACCCGCCGTATCGAACGCCTGATCAAGGCCGGTCGGGCGCGAGTATTGGCGATCTCGGTGCGCCGCAACGGCACTCGTCTGGATGCCAGTGTGCGGGTGCTTGTCCAGCGTCCGCAGCAGCCGAAGGTGGTGCACCCCGGTTCGCGGGTTGGTGTCGATGTCGGGGTCCGGCGCCTGGCGACGGTCGCCACCGCTGACGGCACGGCGATCGAGCAGGTTGAGAACCCACGACCGCTCGGCGCCGCGCTGCGCGAGCTACGCCACGTGTGCCGGGCCCGTTCGCGTTGCACGAAAGGTTCACGGCGCTACCGTGAGCGCACCACTCAGATTTCCCGGTTGCATCGCCGGGTCAACGATGTCCGCACCCATCACCTGCACGTCCTGACGACACGGTTGGCTCAAACCCACGGCCGCATTGTTGTCGAAGGCTTGGACGCGACAGAGATGTTGCGGCAAAAAGGGTTGCCGGGTGCCCGCGCTCGTCGGCGCGGACTGTCGGATGCGGCCCTGGGCACTCCGCGTCGGCACTTGTCCTACAAGACAGTCTGGTACGGGTCGGCGCTGGTGGTCGCCGACCGCTGGTTCCCGTCGTCGAAAACCTGCCACGCCTGCCGGCATGTGCAAGACATCGGCTGGGACGAACAATGGCAATGCGACCGATGCTCAGTGGTCCATCAGCGTGATGACTGCGCTGCCATCAACCTCGCACGCTACGAGGAAACATCCAGCATCGTCGGCCCAGTTGGGGCCGCCGTCAAGCGTGGAGCCGACCGTAAGACCGGGCCTCGCCCGGCAGGTGGCTGTGAAGCGCGGAAGGGAAGCAGCCCCAAGGCTGCCGAACAACCCCGAGACGGGGTGCAAGTCGCGTGA
- the thiL gene encoding thiamine-monophosphate kinase (thiamine-phosphate kinase) has product MTTKDHSLATESPTLQQLGEFAVIDRLVRGRRQPATVLLGPGDDAALVSAGDGRTVVSTDMLVQDSHFRLDWSTPQDVGRKAIAQNAADIEAMGARATAFVVGFGAPAETPAAQASALVDGMWEEAGRIGAGIVGGDLVSCRQWVVSVTAIGDLDGRAPVLRSGAKAGSVLAVVGELGRSAAGYALWCNGIEDFAELRRRHLVPQPPYGHGAAAAAVGAQAMIDVSDGLLADLRHIAEASGVRIDLSAAALAADRDALTAAATALGTDPWPWVLSGGEDHALVACFVGPVPAGWRTIGRVLDGPARVLVDGEEWTGYAGWQSFGEPDNQGSLG; this is encoded by the coding sequence GTGACCACTAAAGATCACTCACTTGCAACGGAGTCCCCGACGCTGCAGCAGCTCGGCGAGTTCGCCGTGATCGACCGGCTGGTGCGGGGGCGCCGACAACCCGCCACGGTACTGCTCGGGCCCGGCGACGATGCCGCGCTGGTGTCTGCCGGCGATGGTCGCACTGTGGTGTCGACGGACATGCTGGTGCAAGATAGTCACTTCCGGCTGGACTGGTCGACACCGCAGGACGTCGGCCGCAAGGCGATCGCCCAGAATGCCGCCGACATCGAGGCGATGGGGGCGCGGGCCACCGCGTTCGTGGTCGGCTTTGGAGCACCCGCTGAGACGCCGGCGGCGCAGGCGAGCGCGTTGGTCGACGGAATGTGGGAGGAGGCGGGGCGCATTGGTGCCGGCATCGTCGGCGGCGATCTGGTCAGCTGCCGGCAGTGGGTGGTGTCGGTCACCGCGATTGGTGACCTTGACGGTCGTGCCCCGGTGCTGCGCTCCGGGGCGAAGGCCGGCTCGGTGCTGGCCGTCGTCGGTGAGCTGGGCCGCTCGGCTGCTGGCTATGCGCTGTGGTGCAACGGGATTGAAGACTTCGCCGAACTGCGCCGCCGCCATTTGGTGCCGCAGCCGCCCTACGGCCACGGCGCGGCGGCCGCGGCTGTCGGGGCTCAAGCGATGATCGATGTCTCCGACGGGCTGCTCGCCGATCTGCGGCACATCGCCGAGGCATCCGGCGTGCGCATCGACCTGTCCGCCGCGGCGTTGGCCGCTGACCGCGACGCTTTGACTGCGGCCGCAACCGCTCTGGGCACCGACCCCTGGCCGTGGGTGCTAAGCGGGGGTGAAGATCATGCCCTGGTCGCCTGTTTCGTCGGTCCGGTGCCGGCCGGGTGGCGCACCATTGGCCGGGTTCTCGACGGGCCGGCTAGGGTGCTGGTCGACGGCGAGGAGTGGACTGGATACGCGGGCTGGCAATCGTTTGGGGAGCCAGACAATCAAGGTTCGCTAGGGTGA
- a CDS encoding 50S ribosomal protein L28, producing MAAVCDICGKGPGFGKSVSHSHRRTSRRWDPNIQTVHAVTRPGGNKKRLNVCTSCIKAGKITRG from the coding sequence ATGGCCGCTGTGTGCGATATCTGCGGGAAAGGCCCCGGCTTCGGCAAGTCGGTGTCGCACTCCCACCGCCGCACCAGCCGCCGGTGGGATCCGAACATCCAGACTGTGCACGCCGTGACCCGTCCCGGCGGCAACAAGAAGCGACTCAACGTTTGCACATCCTGCATCAAGGCGGGCAAGATCACCCGCGGCTGA
- the lipN gene encoding lipase/esterase LipN: MTKSLPGVADLRLGANHPRMWTRRVQGTVVNVGVKVLPWIPTPAKRILSAGRSVIIDGNTLDPTLQLMLSTSRIFGVDGLAVDDDIVASRAHMRAICEAMPGPQIHVDVTDLSIPGPAGEIPARHYRPSGGGATPLLVFYHGGGWTLGDLDTHDALCRLTCRDADIQVLSIDYRLAPEHPAPAAVEDAYAAFVWAHEHASDEFGALPGRVAVGGDSAGGNLSAVVCQLARDKARYEGGPTPVLQWLLYPRTDFTAQTRSMGLFGNGFLLTKRDIDWFHTQYLRDSDVDPADPRLSPLLAESLSGLAPALIAVAGFDPLRDEGESYAKALRAAGTAVDLRYLGSLTHGFLNLFQLGGGSAAGTNELISALRAHLSRV; this comes from the coding sequence ATGACCAAGAGTCTGCCAGGTGTGGCAGACCTCCGTCTCGGAGCAAACCACCCGCGCATGTGGACACGGCGTGTGCAGGGCACCGTCGTCAACGTCGGAGTCAAGGTCCTTCCGTGGATCCCGACGCCTGCCAAACGGATCCTGTCGGCCGGCCGATCGGTCATTATCGATGGCAATACGCTTGACCCCACCCTGCAGCTGATGTTGTCGACTTCGCGGATCTTCGGTGTCGACGGCCTGGCCGTAGACGACGACATCGTCGCCTCTCGCGCGCACATGCGCGCGATATGCGAGGCGATGCCCGGTCCGCAGATCCACGTCGACGTGACCGACCTGTCAATACCCGGACCAGCCGGTGAGATCCCGGCGCGGCACTACCGCCCCAGCGGCGGTGGCGCCACGCCGCTGCTGGTCTTTTACCACGGTGGCGGCTGGACGCTCGGGGACTTGGACACCCATGACGCGCTGTGCCGGTTGACCTGTCGCGACGCCGACATCCAGGTACTGTCGATCGACTACCGGTTGGCTCCCGAGCATCCGGCGCCGGCCGCGGTTGAAGATGCCTATGCGGCTTTTGTATGGGCCCATGAGCACGCTTCCGATGAGTTCGGTGCGCTCCCCGGGCGGGTCGCGGTGGGCGGGGACAGTGCGGGCGGCAACCTGTCGGCCGTGGTGTGTCAGTTGGCGCGCGACAAGGCTCGCTACGAGGGTGGGCCCACCCCGGTGCTGCAGTGGCTGCTGTATCCCAGGACCGATTTCACCGCACAGACTCGCTCAATGGGCCTGTTCGGCAATGGCTTCCTGCTGACCAAGCGGGACATCGATTGGTTCCACACGCAATACCTCAGGGATTCCGATGTCGATCCGGCGGATCCGCGGTTGTCGCCGTTGTTGGCCGAATCGCTGTCCGGGCTGGCGCCTGCTCTCATCGCGGTCGCCGGCTTCGACCCATTGCGCGACGAAGGAGAAAGCTATGCGAAGGCGCTGCGGGCTGCCGGGACTGCAGTGGACTTGCGGTATCTGGGTTCGCTGACGCATGGCTTCCTCAACCTGTTTCAGCTGGGGGGAGGCAGTGCTGCCGGGACCAACGAGCTGATCTCCGCGCTGCGCGCGCACCTTAGCCGGGTTTGA
- the ung gene encoding uracil-DNA glycosylase: MTARPLSELVERGWAAALEPVADQVAHMGQFLRAEIAAGRRYLPAGSNVLRAFTFPFDNVRVLIVGQDPYPTPGHAVGLSFSVAPDVRPWPRSLANIFDEYTADLGYPLPSNGDLTPWAQRGVLLLNRVLTVRPSNPASHRGKGWEAVTECAIRALAARAAPLVAILWGRDASTLKPMLAAGNCVAIESPHPSPLSASRGFFGSRPFSRANELLVGMGAEPIDWRLP; the protein is encoded by the coding sequence GTGACCGCACGGCCGTTGAGTGAGCTCGTCGAGCGGGGGTGGGCCGCCGCGCTCGAGCCGGTGGCCGACCAGGTGGCCCACATGGGGCAGTTCTTGCGGGCCGAGATCGCGGCCGGGCGCAGATACCTGCCCGCCGGATCGAATGTGTTGCGCGCCTTCACTTTCCCGTTCGACAACGTCCGTGTCCTTATCGTTGGCCAAGACCCTTATCCGACTCCAGGACATGCTGTGGGTCTTAGCTTCTCGGTGGCCCCTGATGTACGTCCGTGGCCGCGCAGTCTGGCCAACATCTTCGACGAGTACACCGCGGATTTGGGCTATCCGCTGCCCTCGAACGGCGATCTGACGCCCTGGGCGCAACGCGGTGTGTTGCTGTTGAACAGGGTGCTGACGGTGCGACCCAGCAACCCGGCGTCGCACCGGGGCAAGGGCTGGGAAGCGGTCACGGAATGCGCGATTCGCGCCCTGGCGGCGCGCGCAGCGCCGCTGGTGGCGATCCTGTGGGGTCGTGACGCGTCGACTCTGAAGCCGATGCTGGCCGCGGGCAACTGCGTTGCGATCGAGTCGCCGCATCCTTCACCGCTATCGGCATCGCGCGGGTTCTTCGGCTCGCGTCCGTTCAGCCGCGCCAACGAACTGCTCGTCGGGATGGGTGCCGAGCCGATCGATTGGCGGTTGCCCTGA